Below is a genomic region from Sorghum bicolor cultivar BTx623 chromosome 9, Sorghum_bicolor_NCBIv3, whole genome shotgun sequence.
CGGTGTTAAGTCCAGGCTAAAAAGACCAAAATGCCCTTGATAGCCTGTGTCGCCATGTTGCCGCTGATGACCACGTTGCTGTTGGCCGCGTCCACCCGCCAAGCCGCTGTTGGAGGCCGCCGGTCGTGCGCCCAGCCGCCCGACGGCGCACCCTCCCGGGCTCCCGCCGTTggaaaaagtgcagttttgatGACATGgcactctaataaatgtgcatgacatcctggtgaaacccgCACTGAGAGTGGCCTTAGGCATTGGACGTTGGAACGCATGCGATTGCCGCCGTTGGAGGCTGGCCACTGGAAGGCCGCACCCTCCCGAGCTCCCCATTGGAAGGCCGCGCGCCCCCGCCGCTGAAGGCCGCCACGCCGCCCGCTGGAGGTCGCGCGCCCCCGTcactggaggccggccgcggaccTCCTAGAAACCGGCCGCCCTGCCGTTGGATCTCGGCCGCTCCGCCGCTGCAGCCCTGCTTCCTCGCTGCTGGAGCGCCGCCTCCACGCGCACCTCGCTGCTGGAGCGCCGCCTCCTCGCCGCCCGCCCCTGGAGTGCCACGCCCGCCGCTTGTTTCGTGCTGCCCCGAGCTCTAGTGGCAGCACAGAGAAGGACCGGGGTAGGATGGGAGAATAGGGGATGGATAAGGGGTAGTTTAGtcctttttctatttttcttgTTTTTTCCAGTATTTTTTTGGCTATTATCTAATCTCAGCTCACGGTTTATAAAAAGAGGGGCAAACGGTGACTTCGGATTCGAAAAATGAGGGCAAACGTGTAAAGTTTTAAAAATGGGGGCAAACGAGCAATTGAGTCCCAAAATAGGGGCAGTTGCGCAATTGGCCCTTAATTAATAGATCATATATGATACATTGTTTTTTAGGAGTATTTGCTATGTCAAAGGAAATACATGTAAGAAGACAAGATATATTTAAAAAAACTACAGAATTAGTAATGCTTGCACTCTATTTAACGATTGAGTGTGTCCTTATTTCAGAGCAACCATTTCAGTACTGCACTCTATTCGTGCATAAGAAAGTACTAATTCTTCTACACAACTACAACAACTTATTAGTTCCACTAATCATGTCTCATTAGTGTATTCTATCTATGTTCAAAGTACTAATTCTTCTACACAACTATAACAGCTTATTAATTACAATAATGATGTCTCATTAGTGTATTCTATCTATGTTGACCATCTCGGTAGctcaattagtttatgattttttttaattgttGAAGCAGGACCAGAAACGGTGACTAGATGGAGTGAATGAGAGCCTCAAATTTCTTGCGAAATTTTCGACCGCTATCCCAAAATCACCACCAAACACGCTAAGCAAACACCGTGATGCCCTTGACCCAAAATAGAGGGTGGATGTTTCCTAGGAACACAACGGAGCACCATAAACGAGTATGAATATGTTTTCCAAACTGAAGGAGAAAAAAATAAGATACTCAACTCTTATGGAAAAGAAACGAGTTCTCGAATATAAAATATCCAAGCCAACTTATAATAAGAGTACCTAGATAAGTTTTTTGTAATGGTAGAAACTCATTGCAAAAGACGGTACGAAAAATGGATCTCAAACGACCAAAGAGGTACTGCTAAACTGAGTGCAGTCAGCAAATACCAAACACGTACGCTATGAATACCAGACACATCTGATGTAAATACCAAACATGTCTAGTTGAATACCGAACACGTCCAATATGCTGAATCAGCACAGAGCGACCTTGGCAGAAAAATCGAAACAACTTCTTACACAACTCTCATAAGTTCTTACACAACTCTCATGAGTCTGTGGACCTCTCCACTCAAGAAGACTAGAGGAAATAAAAACCTAAAATGAATGATAAAAATGGAAACAAATGAGGTGAGATGGTTTGGAGGTGGCTATATCTTATTTATAGGCCTATTACACATTCCACAAATATCCTTAGATATTTTGAGTCGAACCACTTAACCCGAGGGCGTTATGGTCCAATTTGAGATAATCTTCATCTGAACGGCTACCGCGCACTTTATGAGATAGCTTTGCCTCGACGCGAACTCCTCGATACCGCCACGTGTTGTCTGTTCTTCCTCGGAACCTTCGCCCGAGTTTTGAGGCCCAAACTTGTGAAACCCACCATCGATGGTTTTGAGACCCAAACCACCAAAACACCCACGAGTAGCGTACTCCATACGCTTTCCCCGCCCTCAACACATCTCACTGTCGTCCTCGACCAGCCAGCCTGCCAAGTCTTCCTGAGCCTCGCTCAATTCGCACATCCGCCATCTTGACTTAGTCAACACGATTACTCCCATTACACTTGCGCTTGTTGATGTCCCAGTCAGCCACCGTGGCTAGTCACCCGGCCTCCTGGTCCCTCGGTCAAAGCCTCATGTTCGCCCTTCATTGCTCTAGGTCCATCGGTACAACACGTCTCTACTTAACATTCTCCTCGCTGTCGACCACCGCCTCCAAGTTTCACACCTGCACACTACAAGCTAAGAGATATGTTGCATACTCAACTCACGCCATGGTTACTCACCAACTCAACCTAGGTCGTGGATCACGTTGACAACCACTCATCACAAAAACAAATTATAAGGGCACATATCAACGTTGTGTTCGAAATTGTTTCATTAATTAAGTTGATGCTTAAACTTGATTTAATTACTTATGATGTAGATGGGTATCTCATTTTTATTTCCACGCACATTCCATAATACAATTTAGGAAATTGAGGATTGACAATTGAGGATTGACAGATTTGACAGATAAGA
It encodes:
- the LOC110430455 gene encoding proline-rich protein 36-like, with amino-acid sequence MLPLMTTLLLAASTRQAAVGGRRSCAQPPDGAPSRAPAALDVGTHAIAAVGGWPLEGRTLPSSPLEGRAPPPLKAATPPAGGRAPPSLEAGRGPPRNRPPCRWISAAPPLQPCFLAAGAPPPRAPRCWSAASSPPAPGVPRPPLVSCCPEL